A window of Pirellulales bacterium genomic DNA:
GCCGATGGTCGAATCGAACGCCGCCTTGGGGCGCAGCCTGGGACGCGACCATCATCCCCAGGCCTTTACGATGTGGCTGGCCGGCGGCGGGGCGCGCGTCGGCCAGACGATCGGCGCGACCGACGAACTCGGCTTTCATGTCGCCGAAGACCCGATCCATATCCACGACCTGCAGGCCACGGTGCTGCACCTGCTGGGTCTCGACCATCTGCGGCTGACCTTTCATTTCCAGGGACGCGACTACCGGCTCACCGATGTGCATGGCAATGTGGTCGACAAACTTGTGGCGTGATGGCGCAACGCTGTTCGCGTGGCGGCCGTGCTTTCTGGCGATCGTCCTGGCGACCGGCGGCATTGCAACCGCCGCCGAGCCGGAGCTGCCACGCGTCGCGGTCGAAAACGTGCGCCGCGCGTTTCACAACGGCGAGCACAACGCCTTTACCGACCTGGTGCGGTTTCGCGACCGGTATTACCTGACGTTTCGCACTTGCCCCGACGGGCACATGGTGCACCCCTCGTCGGCCATCCTCGTGCTGTCCAGCACCGACGGTCAGACCTGGACGCAGGTGCATCGCTTTTCGGTCCCGCGGCGCGATACGCGCGATCCACATTTTCTCGTGTTTCGCGAGCGGTTGTTCGTCTACACCGGCACCTGGTATTGCGGCGACACCTCGCCCACGTCGCGCGATTTGAACGAACACCTCGGCTATGCCGCGTGGACCGACGACGGCCACGCCTGGCAAGGACCGGCGATGCTCGAAGGCACCTATGGCCATTACGTCTGGCGAGCCGCGGCGTGGGGCGATCGGGCCTGGCTGTGCGGACGGCGCAAGCACGAGTTTGCGCATTCCGACGAGCCTGAGCCCGACATCGTCGAGTCGGCGCTGCTCGAAAGCGACGACGGCCTGATCTGGCGCAAGGCGAGCCTGTTCCAGGAGACGCATGGCGACGAGACGGCGTTTCTGTTCGAGCCCGACGGGGCATTGGTCGCCGTGGCGCGCGGCGGCGGCAAGACCAACGCCCAACTGTGCCGCGCGCGGGCGCCCTTCGCGGTGTGGCAGCGCAGCGACCTGGGCCGGCAAGTCGGCGGTCCATTGCTGGTGCGCTGGGGCGAGCATCTGCTCGTCGGCGGGCGCAAGAGCGTGGCCGATGCCCGCACGGCACTCTACTGGCTAACCGGCGACCACCTGCACGAAATCGCCGAGCTGCCCAGCGGCGGCGACAACTCGTATCCCGGCTTCGTGGCGTTCGACGCCGAGCACGCCCTGCTGTCGTACTATTCGAGCCACGAACGCGACGACGCCGGCAAACCGATCACGGCCATCTACCTGGCCGAATTGCGGATCGAGCGCTAAACGACTCGATCGACGCAGGGATCGTCAACCCGGTGAGGCACCGGGACGCATCTTCGCACCTGCGCGGAACTTCCATCCTCGGGGTGCCGCGCAGCGGTCTCGCGCGACGCGACGAACGGCGCGTCGCCCCGGCAAGACCAGCCGACGGATACAAAGCAAACCCGCGGTCCGGGCATCCGCGAAAACTCGCGGGGACAGAACAGCGCGGGGAATTCATTTCCCGACTGTTCCGGCATGAGACTTCACGTTCGCCTTTGGCGCAAACGTTGCAATTAACAAGCAGCCAGATATTGACCACCCCCGTTTGGCTGGCTCCAATTACGGCCGTCGACGATAAATAGGCAAACTACTATCGGGGAGAAAAACCGCGGCGACCTGGTGAATGCGGCGATATAAGCAACTCAAGAAAGGGGTGAGCTGTGCGATTCAAGTCCAAGTTGACCGGTGGATTCCAAGTCTTCGCCGTGTCGGGCATCAACACCACATCGTTTGCCATCACGGCCGACAGCGCAGCTCAAAAAGGATTACTGGGATTTGCCGTCCAGCGTGCGTTCAAGCAAGGGAAGCTGGAGTTTCGGCCGGGATTCAAGGTCTTTCGTTCGGTGCTGCCCAAGCCGACGCCGGCAACTCGAGTGAGCACCGAGGATCACCCAGTGCAAAGCTTTGTCTGGGACGATTTCACCTGCCAGCCAGAATCCGAGTATCGGTACGTCTTTCATCCCTTGAAAGGGACACCAGGAAACCTCGACCGCAGCACCCCGCCGATCGAGATCCGCATCAAGACCGAACCGTTGTTCAGCAAACAACAGCACGACGTGTTCTTCAATCGTGGTGTGGCCTCGAGCCAGGCATATGCGGTGAAATTCGGCAACAAGAAGCCCAAAAAACTGCCCGCGAAGAAACGACAGGAAGCGCTCGATTGGCTGAGCCGATCCCTGGATGAAGCGATCCTGGAATTCATCAAACAGGCCAAGCGGGGCGACTCGCTACTGTGCTGTTTCTACGAGTTTCGTTATCGGCCCGTGGCCGAGGCCCTGAAAGCCGCGATCCAGCGGGGAGTCAACGTCCGCATCATTGTCGACGCCAAAGACAACGGAAATAAGAAAAAGAAGATCGCGCCGTTTCCGCGGAATGACAACCTGAAATTGATCAAGGCCGTGGACCTTCCACCGTCGTGCGTGATTCAGCGCACGGCCCGCAAGAGCGCCATTCAGCACAACAAGTTCATGGTCCTGCTCAAGGGCAAGAAGCAGACTGCCGCGGAAGTCTGGACAGGATCGACCAACATCTCCGAAGGCGGAATCTTCGGCCAAACCAATGTCGGCCACTGGGTCCGCAACCCGGCCGTGGCCCGCAAGTTCAAGGCCTATTGGGACGTGCTGAGCAAGAACCCCGGCGCGGTTGCCGGCGGCGATCAGGCGACCTCGAGGAAGCTCAATGCGGCCTTCCGCAAGCAGGTCGAAGCCGTGTCGCCCTTCCCGAAGACGGTCAAATCGATCCCTACGGGCGTGACGCCCGTCTTCAGTCCGCGCAGCACGCTGCAGGCGTTAACCACCTATTTCAAACTCGCCGATTCGGCCGACAACCTCGCGTGCATCACCCTGGCATTCGGCGTTTCTACCGAGCTGAAGGCCGAGTTAGTAGACAACACGCCCGACAGCGCGCTCGTGCTGATGCTATTGGAGAAAGAGGATCGGCCGACCAAGCCCAAGCCGGGAGCGAAGACCAAGCCCAAGCCGTTCGTCAAGCTGACGGCGCAACAGAACATCTACCAGGCGTTTGGCGAGTTTCTCCGCGATCCGCTCTATCGATTCGCCCAGGAAACCAATACCAAGGCGATGAAGGTCAACGGGCACGTGGCCTACATCCATTCCAAGTTCCTCTTGGTCGACCCCTTGGGCGACGATCCCATCGTCGTTACGGGTTCGGCGAATTTCAGCGCCGCATCGACCAAGGAGAACGACGAGAACATGCTGATCATTCGCGGTGACTGTCGCACGGCGGACATCTACTTCACCGAGTTCAATCGGTTGTTCAATCACTACTATTTCCGCGCCGTGCACCAGAAGCTCGCCGGCAAGCCGAACGCCGCCCCCGCGAGCGACAGCGTGTTTCTGGCGGAGAGACCCGCCGCGTGGCTGAGCAAATACAAGCCCGGTCGCCTACGGCACAAGCGCGTTCAGATCTTCGCCAAGATGAAGAAACTGACCCGTCCGTAAGGAGCCGTGCCTAGCTGCCCGTTGAAATAGGCCTTCGTGGCCTATTTAAACCTCGCCAGGTGCGGAGTGAAGCTCCGCACGGCTTGCAAAACAACGACTTACGTCGCCATTTTGAGACCGAATCCTTGCGGTCACGCAGCCCGCTGAAAAAATCAACGGGCTGCTAGGGGCGTTCATTCCTGGCGGGTGGCCGCGGCGTCGGGTTGCAGCCAATGGGGGATCGGAACGCGCGGCGATTGTGCGATCACCAACAGCGCGCCGCCGGCAATCACCAGCAGCGGCACCTCGACGTCGAGCACCAACAGGCCGGCCTGCCGCAGTACCGAAAGCGCGCTGGCGATCAAAAACCAAGGACCCACGATGACGTTGAACTTGTCGATCCGGCCACCCTGGGCGAGGCTCAGCACGCCGATCGCTGCCAGCGCCAAGGTCCAGACCCAGTTGATCTCCGGCCCCAGCCCCAGCGCATTGAGCAGCCAGCCGGTGCCGACCGTGATCATCACGAGTCCCAGACCGATCAGATGGCGTGCCGGATGAGGCATGGGGTGTCCTTTTCGAGCGAGCGTCCAGGAAGATCAGCGACCTCAAACTTCCAGGCTCGCCGGACCGCGGAAATATCACGCGCACCGCCGTCCGGGGTACGACCGCGGAGGATGACCCTGCCGATCGAACCGGCACTGCCAGCCCTAGGGCTGCTCGATCGCGTACAACTGGTTCAGGCCGCGAAGGATCAGGCCGTCGCCGGCCACGGCCACGCTCGACCAGAACATGTCATCGATCTTGTTGGTGCCCAGCAGCTTGAGCTCCTTGCCGGCGGCCAGCACGAAGGTCTGCCCCGACTCGTCGAGGCAGAATACCTTGCCATCGTAGGCCCACGGGGACGAGGTGAACGCCTTGGCCCCCTCGAGACGCTGCTTGTAATGCTCCTGGCCCGTGGCGGCGTCGTAGCAGGCCACGATGCCGCCGCGCTGCTCGAGAACATACAAGCAGCCTTCGTAGACCAAGGGTGAGGCCATCGGCGGGCCCGCCTTGTCGACCAACCAGGCCACGGCCTCGTTCGCTTCGCCGGCCTTGGGCAATTCATGGCTGCCGCTGGCACCGGCCTTCACCGCGACCAAGGGCCCCAGCCCCGCCGGGCCACCGCCGACGCCGAAATAGAGCATGTCGTCCGTGCCGACCGGCGTGGCTGAGCAACGACCCTTCATGGGCCCCAGTTCCCAGAGCAGCTTGCCGTCGTTCGGATCGTACGAGCGAAACTTCTTGCTGCCGCCGAGCACGAGCTCGACCCGGGACTTGTTCTTCCAGACGTAGGGCGTCGACCAGGTCGATTTCTCGTCGCGTTCGACGCGCCACAGTTCATCGCCGGTCTGCTTGTCGAGCGCTACGAGGAACGACTGTTCGTCGTTGTCGCACTGGACGAACAACCGATCTCCGTACAAGCACGGCGAACTGCCGGTCCCCCAGCCGAGCGTCATCTTGTAGCTGCCCAGGTCT
This region includes:
- a CDS encoding PQQ-binding-like beta-propeller repeat protein codes for the protein MSKSSTILALCGLYLLPTLVWAENWPGFRGPSGDGQIAAGRLPVEWGSEQNLAWKVAVPGVAWSQPVVWNDRIFLTTAVADDQPRPDSAPQGRGRRPEGRPAEGAEPQGNGEGRPRGRAPGGTEPPEAVYRWMVMCLDRNSGKVLWEQVAHEGRPTISIHRTNTYASETPVTDGEHVYAYFGMTGLYCYTVDGQLAWSKDLGSYKMTLGWGTGSSPCLYGDRLFVQCDNDEQSFLVALDKQTGDELWRVERDEKSTWSTPYVWKNKSRVELVLGGSKKFRSYDPNDGKLLWELGPMKGRCSATPVGTDDMLYFGVGGGPAGLGPLVAVKAGASGSHELPKAGEANEAVAWLVDKAGPPMASPLVYEGCLYVLEQRGGIVACYDAATGQEHYKQRLEGAKAFTSSPWAYDGKVFCLDESGQTFVLAAGKELKLLGTNKIDDMFWSSVAVAGDGLILRGLNQLYAIEQP